A stretch of Paracoccus sp. N5 DNA encodes these proteins:
- the murG gene encoding undecaprenyldiphospho-muramoylpentapeptide beta-N-acetylglucosaminyltransferase encodes MSAAPLCLIAAGGTGGHMFPAQSLAEVLLARGWRVTLSTDERGARYAGAFPAAVAREVVSSATTARGGALARLAVPFRIGAGVLTAMRRFRADRPAVVVGFGGYPTIPAMAAALALGIPRMIHEQNGVMGRVNMAFARRVSRVACGTWPTRLPEGVEGIHTGNPVRQAVLDQAAAAYVPPGETGPLHLLVIGGSQGARVLSEVVPEAVASLPEDMRPRLAVSHQARAEDAERVTAAYRAAGIAATVRPFFDDVPARLAQAQLVVSRAGASSIADITVIGRPAVLIPYAAATADHQTANARALAESGAAVLLPESVLDAASLARDMRDILSDSARATRMAAAALELARPDAAQRLADLVTDLSR; translated from the coding sequence ATGAGCGCGGCTCCGCTTTGCCTGATCGCCGCCGGCGGGACCGGCGGCCATATGTTTCCGGCGCAATCGCTGGCCGAGGTGCTGCTGGCGCGCGGCTGGCGGGTGACGCTGTCCACCGACGAGCGCGGCGCCCGCTATGCCGGCGCCTTCCCGGCCGCGGTGGCGCGCGAGGTCGTCAGCTCCGCCACCACCGCGCGGGGCGGGGCGCTGGCCAGGCTCGCCGTGCCCTTCCGCATCGGCGCGGGCGTGCTGACCGCGATGCGCCGCTTTCGCGCCGACCGCCCGGCGGTGGTGGTGGGCTTCGGCGGCTATCCGACCATACCCGCCATGGCGGCGGCGCTGGCGCTGGGCATCCCGCGCATGATCCACGAACAGAACGGCGTCATGGGCCGGGTCAACATGGCCTTCGCCCGCCGGGTAAGCCGCGTCGCCTGCGGCACCTGGCCCACGCGCCTGCCCGAGGGGGTCGAGGGCATCCACACCGGCAACCCGGTGCGCCAGGCCGTGCTGGACCAGGCCGCGGCAGCCTATGTCCCGCCGGGCGAGACCGGCCCGCTGCATTTGCTGGTCATCGGCGGCAGCCAGGGCGCCCGCGTGCTGTCGGAGGTGGTGCCCGAAGCCGTGGCCAGCCTGCCCGAGGACATGCGCCCCCGCCTGGCCGTCAGCCACCAGGCGCGGGCCGAGGACGCCGAGCGCGTCACCGCCGCCTATCGGGCGGCCGGCATCGCCGCCACCGTGCGGCCCTTCTTCGACGACGTGCCGGCGCGGCTGGCGCAGGCGCAGCTGGTGGTCAGCCGGGCCGGGGCCTCGTCCATCGCCGACATCACCGTGATCGGCCGCCCGGCCGTGCTGATCCCCTATGCCGCCGCCACCGCCGACCACCAGACCGCCAACGCCCGTGCCCTTGCGGAATCCGGCGCGGCGGTGCTTCTGCCCGAATCCGTGCTTGACGCCGCAAGCCTCGCGCGCGACATGCGGGACATCCTTTCCGACAGCGCCCGCGCCACCCGAATGGCAGCTGCCGCGCTCGAGCTCGCCCGCCCCGATGCGGCGCAGCGCCTTGCAGATCTAGTAACGGACCTATCCCGATGA
- the murC gene encoding UDP-N-acetylmuramate--L-alanine ligase, with amino-acid sequence MNAATKLPGELGPIHFIGIGGIGMSGIAEVLMTLGYAVQGSDAKRSKITDRLEKLGATVFEGQRAENIGEAGVVVISTAIKKGNPELEEARRRGLPIVRRAEMLAELMRLRSNVAVAGTHGKTTTTTMVATLLDAGGFDPTVINGGVIHAYGSNARAGAGEWMVVEADESDGSFNRLPATIAIVTNIDPEHMEHWGSFDALRKGFQDFVSNIPFYGLAVCCTDHPEVQALVGRTTDRRVVTFGFNAQADIRATNLRYENGIAHFDIALQGEEDAPVIADCTLPMPGDHNVSNALAAVAVARHLGMKRAQIREALAKFGGVGRRFTRVGEVNGVTIIDDYGHHPVEIAAVLKAARQATKGRVIAVHQPHRYTRLSSLFDDFCTCFNEADVVAIAEVYSAGEEPIPGASRDDLVAGLIAHGHRHARAVMDEGDLERLVREQARPGDMVVCLGAGTISTWANNLPERLLGQAA; translated from the coding sequence ATGAACGCAGCGACCAAACTTCCGGGCGAACTGGGCCCCATCCACTTCATCGGCATCGGCGGCATCGGCATGTCGGGCATCGCCGAGGTGCTGATGACGCTGGGCTATGCCGTGCAGGGTTCGGACGCGAAACGCTCGAAGATCACCGACCGGCTCGAAAAGCTCGGCGCCACCGTCTTCGAGGGCCAGCGCGCGGAAAACATCGGCGAGGCCGGCGTGGTCGTGATCTCGACCGCGATCAAGAAGGGCAACCCCGAGCTCGAGGAAGCCCGCCGCCGCGGCCTGCCCATCGTGCGCCGGGCCGAGATGCTGGCGGAACTCATGCGCCTGCGCTCGAATGTCGCCGTGGCCGGCACGCATGGCAAGACCACCACCACCACCATGGTCGCGACGCTGCTGGACGCCGGCGGCTTCGACCCGACCGTCATCAACGGCGGCGTCATCCACGCCTATGGCTCCAACGCCCGCGCCGGCGCCGGCGAATGGATGGTCGTCGAGGCCGACGAATCCGACGGCAGCTTCAACCGCCTGCCCGCGACCATCGCCATCGTGACCAATATCGACCCCGAGCATATGGAGCACTGGGGCAGCTTCGACGCGCTGCGCAAGGGCTTCCAGGATTTCGTCTCGAACATCCCCTTCTACGGCCTCGCCGTCTGCTGCACCGACCACCCCGAGGTGCAGGCGCTGGTCGGCCGCACCACCGACCGCCGCGTGGTCACCTTCGGCTTCAACGCCCAGGCCGACATCCGCGCGACGAACTTGCGCTATGAAAACGGCATCGCGCATTTCGACATCGCGCTGCAAGGCGAGGAGGACGCCCCGGTCATCGCGGATTGCACCCTGCCGATGCCGGGCGACCACAACGTCTCGAACGCGCTGGCAGCCGTCGCGGTCGCCCGCCATCTCGGCATGAAGCGCGCCCAGATCCGCGAGGCGCTGGCCAAGTTCGGCGGCGTCGGCCGCCGCTTCACCCGCGTGGGCGAGGTGAACGGCGTCACCATCATCGACGACTACGGCCACCACCCGGTCGAGATCGCCGCCGTGCTGAAAGCCGCCCGCCAGGCCACCAAGGGCCGGGTCATCGCCGTGCACCAGCCGCATCGCTACACCCGGCTCTCGAGCCTGTTCGACGATTTCTGCACCTGCTTCAACGAGGCCGACGTGGTCGCCATCGCCGAGGTCTATTCCGCCGGCGAGGAACCCATTCCCGGCGCCTCGCGCGACGACCTGGTCGCCGGGCTCATCGCCCACGGCCACCGCCATGCCCGCGCCGTGATGGACGAGGGCGACCTGGAGCGGCTGGTCCGCGAACAGGCCCGCCCCGGCGACATGGTGGTCTGCCTCGGCGCCGGCACCATCTCGACCTGGGCCAACAACCTGCCCGAGCGGCTGCTGGGGCAGGCCGCATGA
- a CDS encoding DUF2484 family protein has protein sequence MMLLAGHPFVAASCAVLWGVLACLLPFVRLRWRHAALWTLVLCGVPVLGWLTYLCGPGFGVLFLSLGLSLLVWPPFETRRRRALAQRGLR, from the coding sequence ATGATGCTGCTGGCCGGCCACCCGTTCGTCGCGGCGTCCTGCGCGGTCCTGTGGGGCGTGCTGGCCTGCCTGCTGCCCTTCGTGCGGCTGCGCTGGCGCCATGCCGCGCTGTGGACGCTGGTGCTGTGCGGCGTGCCGGTGCTGGGCTGGCTGACCTATCTCTGCGGCCCGGGCTTCGGCGTGCTGTTCCTGTCGCTGGGCCTGTCGCTGCTGGTCTGGCCCCCGTTCGAGACCCGCCGCCGCCGCGCGCTGGCGCAACGCGGACTGCGCTAA
- a CDS encoding OmpA family protein, with amino-acid sequence MMRFPRPTPQRRRGAVLSLALLSGLAASAGAVMADEAVTIPPIPMIVIPELLGVEPVQRQFEAALASEMPQIDGVRVAPAHCDASGAFTTGGGMVVRDEGGIAADLGDQGRYVVGPDGAGTATIGGVTVVVEQDGSGAISRDASDGAPAVQITVEADGSGSYSGPIGQITLDGMGGGTWSSDQLGQIVIEAGGSGSWGGPLGQVVNDGDGGGTWSGPPMVINEGNGRGLVGGNEVAIEPLAPVPPAGRFPLLNTLRIPPAACGYVVTLDDRILFDFDKSDLRADAAATVDALSAAFAKIAPKRLDIRGHTDAKGSDDYNQALSERRAQTIEQALGQRGVSSAMTAQGLGEGQPVAPNEIDGKDNPAGRQLNRRVEIFVPNG; translated from the coding sequence ATGATGCGTTTTCCCCGCCCCACCCCGCAGCGCCGCCGTGGCGCGGTCTTGAGCCTTGCGCTGCTGTCGGGCCTTGCGGCCTCGGCCGGCGCGGTCATGGCCGATGAGGCGGTGACGATCCCGCCGATCCCGATGATCGTGATTCCCGAGCTGCTGGGCGTCGAGCCGGTGCAGCGGCAGTTCGAGGCGGCGCTGGCCAGCGAGATGCCGCAGATCGACGGCGTGCGGGTCGCGCCGGCGCATTGCGATGCCTCGGGCGCCTTTACCACTGGCGGGGGCATGGTGGTGCGGGACGAAGGCGGGATCGCCGCCGATCTGGGCGATCAGGGCCGCTATGTCGTCGGCCCGGACGGCGCCGGGACGGCAACGATCGGCGGCGTCACTGTCGTGGTCGAACAGGACGGATCCGGCGCGATCAGCCGGGACGCCTCGGACGGGGCGCCGGCGGTGCAGATCACGGTCGAGGCGGATGGCTCGGGCAGCTACAGCGGGCCGATCGGCCAGATCACGCTGGACGGCATGGGCGGCGGCACCTGGTCCTCGGACCAGCTGGGCCAGATCGTGATCGAGGCCGGTGGCAGCGGCAGCTGGGGCGGACCGCTGGGACAGGTCGTCAACGACGGCGACGGCGGCGGCACCTGGAGCGGACCGCCCATGGTCATCAACGAAGGCAATGGTCGCGGGCTGGTCGGCGGAAATGAGGTGGCGATAGAGCCCTTGGCGCCGGTCCCGCCCGCCGGGCGGTTCCCGCTGCTGAACACGCTGCGGATTCCGCCGGCGGCCTGCGGCTATGTCGTGACGCTGGACGATCGCATCCTGTTCGATTTCGACAAGTCCGACCTGCGCGCCGATGCCGCAGCCACCGTGGACGCGCTGTCGGCGGCCTTTGCGAAGATTGCACCGAAGCGGCTGGACATTCGCGGTCATACCGATGCCAAGGGCAGCGACGACTATAATCAGGCGCTGTCGGAACGGCGCGCGCAGACCATCGAGCAGGCGCTTGGACAGCGCGGCGTCAGCAGTGCCATGACGGCGCAGGGGCTGGGCGAGGGCCAGCCGGTCGCGCCGAACGAGATCGACGGCAAGGACAATCCCGCCGGCCGGCAGCTGAACCGCCGGGTCGAGATCTTTGTGCCGAACGGCTGA
- the murB gene encoding UDP-N-acetylmuramate dehydrogenase has translation MTQTLPTPRGALTPNRPLADLTWLRVGGPADWLFQPADEQDLADFMAALDPSVPVFPMGVGSNLIVRDGGIRGVVIRLGRGFNAIEIAGETVTAGAAALDAHVARKAAEAGRDLTFLRTIPGSIGGAVRMNAGCYGSYVADHLVSVRAVARDGSIQDLPADALNLAYRHSNLPEGWVVTRATFRAAPGEPAELAAKMDDQLARRDASQPTRDRSAGSTFRNPAGFSSTGRADDSHELKAWSLIDAAGLRGHRLGGAQMSEKHPNFLLNAEGATAAELESLGELVRDKVRESSGHELQWEVIRVGEP, from the coding sequence ATGACCCAGACGCTTCCCACGCCGCGCGGCGCCCTGACCCCGAACCGCCCGCTTGCCGACCTGACATGGCTGCGCGTCGGCGGCCCCGCCGACTGGCTGTTCCAGCCCGCCGACGAACAGGATCTGGCCGATTTCATGGCGGCGCTCGACCCATCGGTGCCGGTCTTCCCGATGGGCGTCGGCTCGAACCTGATCGTGCGCGACGGCGGCATCCGCGGCGTGGTGATCCGGCTGGGGCGCGGCTTCAACGCCATTGAAATCGCAGGGGAAACCGTCACCGCCGGCGCCGCCGCGCTGGATGCGCACGTCGCGCGCAAGGCGGCCGAGGCCGGGCGCGACCTGACCTTCCTGCGCACCATCCCCGGCAGCATCGGCGGCGCCGTGCGCATGAATGCCGGCTGCTACGGCAGCTATGTCGCCGACCACCTGGTCTCGGTCCGGGCCGTGGCGCGCGACGGCAGCATCCAGGATCTGCCCGCCGATGCGCTGAACCTCGCCTATCGCCACTCCAACCTGCCCGAGGGCTGGGTCGTGACCCGTGCCACCTTCCGCGCCGCCCCGGGCGAACCCGCTGAACTTGCTGCGAAAATGGACGACCAGCTGGCCCGCCGCGACGCCAGCCAGCCGACCCGCGACCGCTCGGCCGGCTCGACTTTCCGCAACCCGGCCGGCTTTTCCTCGACCGGCCGTGCCGACGATTCCCACGAACTGAAAGCCTGGAGCCTGATCGACGCCGCCGGCCTGCGCGGCCATCGGCTGGGTGGGGCGCAAATGTCTGAAAAGCATCCGAATTTCCTGCTGAACGCCGAAGGCGCCACGGCGGCCGAGCTGGAATCCCTGGGCGAGCTGGTCCGCGACAAGGTGCGCGAAAGCTCGGGGCACGAACTGCAATGGGAAGTCATCCGCGTGGGTGAGCCGTAA
- a CDS encoding D-alanine--D-alanine ligase produces the protein MAGRSSRTAPKVVVLMGGPSAEREVSLSSGRECANALRQAGYEVVELDAGRDLPARLAECAPDVVFNALHGRWGEDGCVQGLMEWLGLRYTHSGVLASALAMDKSRAKQAFREAGIPVVESVIADAAEVRSRHVLPPPYVVKPNDEGSSVGVYIVHEAANAPPQLSDRMPARVMVETYAPGRELTVAVLGDRALGVTEIVTEGWYDYDAKYKPGGSRHVIPAQVPAEIDAACRDFAVRAHRALGCRGLSRSDFRWDESRGLAGLIILETNTQPGMTPTSLAPEQAAHVGMDFPALCRWIVEEALCRG, from the coding sequence TTGGCGGGCAGGTCGAGCAGGACAGCCCCGAAAGTCGTGGTCCTGATGGGCGGACCCTCGGCCGAGCGCGAGGTTTCCCTCTCGTCCGGGCGGGAATGCGCGAATGCGCTGCGGCAGGCGGGCTATGAAGTCGTCGAATTGGATGCGGGCAGGGATCTGCCCGCGCGTCTGGCCGAATGCGCGCCGGACGTGGTCTTCAACGCGCTGCACGGCCGTTGGGGCGAGGACGGCTGCGTCCAGGGCCTGATGGAATGGCTGGGGCTTCGCTATACCCATTCCGGCGTGCTGGCCTCGGCGCTGGCCATGGACAAGTCCCGGGCAAAGCAGGCTTTTCGCGAGGCGGGCATCCCCGTCGTCGAAAGCGTCATCGCCGATGCGGCCGAGGTGCGCAGCCGCCACGTCCTGCCGCCGCCCTATGTCGTCAAGCCGAATGACGAGGGCTCCTCGGTCGGGGTCTATATCGTCCACGAGGCCGCCAATGCCCCGCCGCAGCTCTCGGACCGGATGCCCGCGCGGGTCATGGTCGAGACCTATGCCCCCGGCCGCGAGTTGACCGTCGCCGTGCTGGGCGACCGGGCGCTTGGCGTGACCGAGATCGTCACCGAGGGCTGGTATGACTACGACGCGAAATACAAGCCCGGCGGCTCGCGCCATGTCATCCCGGCCCAAGTCCCGGCCGAGATCGACGCTGCCTGCCGCGACTTCGCGGTCCGGGCGCATCGGGCGCTGGGGTGCCGCGGCCTGTCGCGCAGCGATTTCCGCTGGGACGAATCGCGCGGGCTGGCCGGGCTCATCATCCTCGAGACCAATACCCAGCCGGGGATGACGCCGACCTCGCTGGCGCCGGAACAGGCGGCGCATGTCGGCATGGACTTCCCCGCGCTGTGCCGCTGGATCGTCGAGGAGGCGCTATGCAGGGGCTGA
- a CDS encoding cell division protein FtsQ/DivIB — MQGLNFHRGQGDGGRPAPVRHAPSRPAPSQQPRPVRKDPAPSRLAYRLNRMMLRPLVRRLVHVGLPAFLAALVAGIWLSDDTRRANLTGGIDAIVDKVQHRDEFMVRMMTIEGASPVVDKGLRAMLPVDLPASSFDLDLEKLRERVLKLDAVEAVDLRIKPGGVLSAVVTERVPAVLWRHARGIELLDKTGHRVASVTAREVRGDLPIISGEGADRAAAEALALIDAAGPVLPRLRGLERMGERRWDVVLDRGQRIKLPENGALQALERAIAIDRAQHMLDRDIAVVDLRQQQRPVVRLGLEAQNAIRHARGQPELGPDGKPIAVEATERKSANGKKKSG, encoded by the coding sequence ATGCAGGGGCTGAATTTCCATCGCGGCCAAGGGGATGGCGGAAGGCCGGCGCCGGTGCGCCACGCGCCGTCGCGCCCGGCGCCGTCGCAGCAGCCGCGCCCGGTGCGCAAGGATCCGGCGCCCTCGCGGCTGGCCTATCGGCTGAACCGGATGATGCTGCGCCCGCTGGTGCGGCGGCTGGTGCATGTCGGGCTGCCGGCCTTTCTGGCGGCGCTGGTGGCGGGGATCTGGCTGTCGGACGACACCCGCCGCGCCAACCTGACCGGCGGCATCGACGCCATCGTCGACAAGGTCCAGCACCGCGACGAATTCATGGTCCGCATGATGACCATCGAGGGCGCCTCGCCCGTGGTGGACAAGGGGCTGCGCGCCATGCTGCCCGTGGACCTGCCGGCCTCGAGCTTCGATCTGGACCTGGAAAAGCTGCGCGAGCGCGTGCTGAAGCTGGATGCCGTCGAGGCGGTGGACCTGCGCATCAAGCCCGGCGGCGTGCTGTCGGCCGTGGTGACCGAGCGGGTGCCGGCGGTGCTGTGGCGCCATGCCCGCGGCATCGAGCTGCTGGACAAGACCGGGCACCGCGTCGCCTCGGTCACCGCGCGCGAGGTGCGGGGCGACCTGCCGATCATCTCGGGCGAGGGCGCCGACCGCGCCGCGGCCGAGGCGCTGGCGCTGATCGACGCCGCCGGCCCGGTGCTGCCGCGGCTGCGCGGGCTCGAACGCATGGGCGAGCGGCGCTGGGACGTGGTGCTGGACCGCGGCCAGCGCATCAAGCTGCCCGAGAACGGCGCGTTGCAGGCGCTGGAACGCGCCATCGCCATCGACCGCGCCCAGCACATGCTGGACCGCGACATTGCGGTGGTGGACCTGCGCCAGCAGCAGCGGCCGGTGGTGCGGCTGGGGCTCGAGGCGCAGAACGCCATCCGCCACGCCCGCGGCCAGCCCGAGCTTGGCCCGGACGGCAAGCCGATCGCGGTCGAGGCGACGGAACGGAAATCTGCAAACGGCAAGAAGAAAAGCGGCTAA
- the ftsA gene encoding cell division protein FtsA has translation MKDLYQGQRAMRQMRRQAMQRGVIAVLDIGTSKIACLVLQFDGPSQFRETDGVGPMAGQSNFRVIGTATTRSRGMRYGEIETMAETERAIRTVIQSAQKVAGVRVDHVIACISGARPASYGLAGEIPLPAGKVGEGDVARVLAACEVPDFGRGREVLHAQPVNFALDGRSGLSDPRDQSGNRLACDMHVLTIDGDAASNLVHCIRRCDMELAGVASASYASGLAALVEDEQELGAACVDLGGGTTGVSIFIKKHMIFADAVRFGGELITQDIAKGLRVSHAVAERLKTLHGGLEATGRDDREMIELGGETGDWDTDRRAVSRADLIGIMRPRVEEILENVAGILDAAGFDSMPARQIVLTGGGSQIPGLDVLAARMLGQNVRIGRPLRIQGLPHNATAPGFSSAIGLSLLTAHPQDEWWDFDMPAEHYPARSLRRAYRWFRNNW, from the coding sequence ATGAAGGATCTGTATCAGGGCCAGCGCGCGATGCGGCAGATGCGCCGCCAGGCGATGCAGCGTGGCGTCATCGCGGTCCTCGACATCGGAACCTCGAAGATCGCCTGCTTGGTGCTGCAATTCGACGGCCCGAGCCAGTTCCGCGAGACGGACGGCGTCGGCCCGATGGCCGGCCAGTCGAATTTCCGCGTCATCGGCACCGCCACCACCCGCTCGCGCGGGATGCGCTATGGCGAGATCGAGACCATGGCCGAGACGGAGCGCGCCATCCGCACCGTCATCCAGTCGGCGCAGAAGGTCGCCGGGGTCAGGGTCGATCACGTCATCGCCTGCATCTCGGGCGCGCGCCCGGCAAGCTATGGCCTGGCGGGCGAGATCCCGCTGCCCGCTGGCAAGGTGGGCGAGGGCGACGTGGCCCGCGTGCTCGCCGCCTGCGAGGTGCCCGATTTCGGCCGCGGCCGCGAGGTGCTGCACGCCCAGCCGGTGAACTTCGCCCTGGACGGCCGCTCGGGGCTGTCGGACCCGCGCGACCAGTCGGGCAACCGGCTGGCCTGCGACATGCACGTCCTGACCATCGACGGCGACGCGGCCAGCAACCTGGTGCATTGCATCCGGCGCTGCGACATGGAGCTGGCGGGGGTGGCCTCGGCCTCCTATGCCTCGGGCCTTGCCGCGCTGGTCGAGGACGAGCAGGAGCTGGGCGCCGCCTGCGTCGATCTGGGCGGCGGCACCACGGGCGTGTCGATCTTCATCAAGAAGCACATGATCTTCGCCGATGCCGTGCGCTTCGGCGGCGAGCTGATCACCCAGGACATCGCCAAGGGCCTGCGCGTCAGCCATGCCGTGGCCGAGCGGCTGAAGACCCTGCATGGCGGGCTGGAAGCCACCGGCCGCGACGACCGCGAGATGATCGAGCTGGGCGGCGAGACCGGCGACTGGGACACCGACCGCCGCGCCGTCAGCCGCGCCGACCTGATCGGCATCATGCGCCCGCGCGTCGAGGAAATCCTGGAGAACGTCGCCGGCATCCTGGATGCCGCCGGCTTCGATTCGATGCCCGCGCGCCAGATCGTGCTGACCGGCGGCGGCAGCCAGATCCCGGGACTGGACGTGCTGGCGGCGCGCATGCTGGGCCAGAACGTGCGCATCGGCCGGCCGCTGCGCATCCAGGGCCTGCCGCATAACGCGACCGCGCCGGGGTTCTCCTCGGCCATCGGCCTGTCGCTGCTGACCGCGCATCCGCAGGACGAGTGGTGGGATTTCGACATGCCCGCCGAACACTATCCGGCGCGCAGCCTGCGCCGGGCTTATCGCTGGTTCCGCAACAACTGGTAG
- the ftsZ gene encoding cell division protein FtsZ, whose translation MERQIHLMLNDEQELKPRITVFGVGGAGGNAVNNMIDKQLEGVEFVVANTDAQALQSSKADSRIQIGPKVTEGLGAGAKPSIGAKAAEETIEDIVDHLMGAHMCFITAGMGGGTGTGAAPIIAQAAREMGILTVGVVTKPFQFEGTKRMRQAEEGVEALQKVVDTLIIIPNQNLFRLANEKTTFTEAFAMADDVLYQGVKGVTDLMVRPGLINLDFADVRAVMDEMGKAMMGTGEASGENRAVQAAEKAIANPLLDEISLNGAKGVLINITGGYDLTLFEMDEAAEKIREKVDADANIIVGSTMDPSMEGTIRVSVVATGIDASAAEIPAPRRGMKEPLTQNPPVTQRVEEELPVPPRRVAPAAEAAPQPMMQPRVQAQPAAPAARYEEEDMPRPAYQPELRQPAAAPPRDALNGDAGGFVAPSRAPAPAGTPSDAVMQRLAAAVQKAPERQAAAQGRPAQQQQPAADPARGQGRMAGLSRMLERISGHGEQAEKPAPSTIAERVSERVQARRSGGFDAGFDDLASPDRGGDNVEIPAFLRRQAN comes from the coding sequence ATGGAACGGCAGATCCACCTGATGCTGAACGACGAACAGGAACTGAAGCCGCGCATCACCGTCTTCGGCGTCGGTGGGGCAGGTGGCAACGCGGTCAACAACATGATCGACAAGCAGCTGGAAGGGGTCGAATTCGTCGTCGCGAACACCGACGCCCAGGCGCTACAATCCTCGAAAGCCGACAGCCGCATCCAGATCGGTCCCAAGGTGACCGAGGGGCTGGGCGCCGGCGCCAAGCCCTCGATCGGCGCCAAGGCCGCCGAGGAAACCATCGAGGACATCGTCGACCACCTGATGGGCGCGCATATGTGCTTCATCACCGCCGGCATGGGCGGCGGCACCGGCACCGGCGCCGCCCCGATCATCGCCCAGGCCGCGCGCGAGATGGGCATCCTGACCGTCGGCGTGGTGACGAAGCCCTTCCAGTTCGAAGGCACCAAGCGCATGCGCCAGGCCGAGGAGGGCGTCGAGGCCCTGCAGAAGGTCGTGGACACGCTGATCATCATCCCGAACCAGAACCTGTTCCGGCTGGCCAACGAAAAGACCACCTTCACCGAAGCCTTCGCCATGGCCGACGACGTGCTCTATCAGGGCGTCAAGGGCGTGACCGACCTGATGGTGCGTCCGGGCCTGATCAACCTCGACTTCGCCGACGTGCGCGCGGTCATGGACGAGATGGGCAAGGCGATGATGGGCACCGGCGAGGCCTCGGGCGAGAACCGCGCCGTGCAGGCGGCCGAGAAGGCCATCGCCAACCCGCTCTTGGACGAAATCAGCCTGAACGGCGCCAAGGGCGTGCTGATCAACATCACCGGCGGCTACGACCTGACCCTGTTCGAAATGGACGAGGCGGCCGAGAAGATCCGCGAAAAGGTCGATGCCGATGCCAATATCATCGTCGGCTCGACCATGGATCCCTCGATGGAAGGCACGATCCGCGTTTCGGTCGTGGCGACCGGCATCGACGCCTCGGCGGCCGAGATCCCGGCACCGCGCCGTGGCATGAAAGAGCCGCTGACCCAGAACCCGCCGGTCACCCAGCGCGTCGAGGAAGAGCTGCCGGTGCCGCCGCGCCGCGTCGCCCCGGCGGCGGAAGCCGCGCCGCAGCCGATGATGCAGCCGCGCGTGCAAGCCCAGCCCGCGGCCCCCGCCGCGCGCTATGAGGAAGAGGACATGCCGCGCCCGGCCTATCAGCCCGAATTGCGTCAGCCGGCCGCCGCGCCGCCGCGCGACGCGCTGAACGGCGATGCCGGCGGCTTCGTGGCCCCGAGCCGCGCTCCGGCGCCGGCCGGCACGCCCTCGGATGCGGTGATGCAGCGCCTGGCCGCCGCCGTGCAGAAGGCGCCCGAGCGCCAGGCCGCCGCCCAGGGCCGCCCGGCCCAGCAGCAGCAGCCGGCCGCCGATCCGGCGCGCGGGCAGGGCCGCATGGCCGGCCTCAGCCGCATGCTGGAGCGCATCTCGGGCCATGGCGAACAGGCCGAGAAGCCCGCGCCCTCGACCATCGCCGAGCGCGTCAGCGAGCGGGTGCAGGCCCGTCGCAGCGGCGGATTCGATGCCGGCTTCGACGATCTGGCCAGCCCGGATCGCGGCGGCGACAATGTCGAGATCCCGGCTTTCCTGCGCCGTCAGGCCAATTGA
- the lpxC gene encoding UDP-3-O-acyl-N-acetylglucosamine deacetylase produces MQTTIAQKAQFRGVGLHSGAAVRLAILPAPADHGIVFVRTDLGRARIPARWDRVTPSQLCTLLDNGQGATVSTVEHVMAALSGTGINNAVVEVNGPEVPILDGSAAPFVQGILEAGLRQQPDAPLRAIRVLRPVEVQMGEGFARLSPADHLEMHFDIDFTDAAIGHQEKSLDMANGSFVHELMDSRTFCRQADVVRMQQNGLALGGTYLNAVVFDGDKVLSPGGLRHRDEAVRHKMLDAVGDLALAGAPLLARYTGHRAGHAMTNKLLRALFAEADAWEWVTLTPEMESRLPGAGVIAAAARMAAPLRQLAVA; encoded by the coding sequence ATGCAGACCACCATCGCTCAGAAAGCCCAGTTCCGCGGCGTCGGACTGCATTCCGGTGCGGCCGTGCGGCTGGCGATCCTGCCGGCGCCGGCCGATCACGGCATCGTCTTCGTGCGCACCGACCTCGGCCGCGCCCGCATCCCGGCGCGCTGGGACCGGGTGACGCCCTCGCAACTGTGCACGCTTCTGGACAACGGCCAGGGCGCCACCGTCTCGACGGTCGAGCATGTCATGGCGGCGCTGTCGGGCACCGGCATCAACAATGCCGTGGTCGAGGTGAACGGACCCGAGGTGCCGATCCTCGACGGCTCGGCCGCGCCCTTCGTGCAGGGTATCCTCGAGGCCGGACTGCGCCAGCAACCCGACGCACCCCTGCGCGCCATCCGCGTGCTGCGCCCGGTCGAGGTGCAGATGGGCGAGGGCTTTGCCCGCCTGTCGCCGGCCGACCACCTGGAAATGCATTTCGACATCGACTTCACCGATGCCGCCATCGGCCATCAGGAAAAGTCGCTGGACATGGCGAACGGCAGCTTCGTGCATGAGCTGATGGACAGCCGCACCTTCTGCCGCCAGGCCGACGTGGTGCGGATGCAGCAGAACGGCTTGGCGCTTGGCGGCACCTATCTGAACGCCGTGGTCTTCGACGGCGACAAGGTGCTGTCGCCCGGCGGGTTGCGCCACCGGGACGAGGCCGTGCGCCACAAGATGCTGGACGCGGTGGGCGACCTGGCGCTGGCCGGGGCACCGCTGCTGGCGCGCTATACCGGCCACCGCGCCGGGCATGCCATGACCAACAAGCTGCTGCGCGCGCTTTTCGCCGAAGCAGATGCTTGGGAATGGGTCACGCTGACCCCGGAAATGGAAAGCCGCCTGCCGGGCGCCGGCGTGATCGCCGCGGCCGCGCGCATGGCCGCGCCGCTGCGCCAGCTGGCCGTCGCCTGA